One window of Nocardioides dongkuii genomic DNA carries:
- a CDS encoding L-rhamnose mutarotase, whose protein sequence is MQRVCFQLQVRPDRMAEYKERHAAVWPDMLAALHDTGWHNYSLFLREDGLLIGYLETPDLAAAQAGMAATEVNARWQAEMGEFFVELDGVPPDQGFLVLEEVFHLEDQLDHHHAREAK, encoded by the coding sequence TTGCAGCGCGTCTGCTTCCAGCTCCAGGTCCGCCCCGACCGGATGGCGGAGTACAAGGAACGCCACGCCGCCGTGTGGCCCGACATGCTCGCCGCCCTCCACGACACCGGGTGGCACAACTACTCGCTGTTCCTCCGCGAGGACGGCCTGCTGATCGGCTACCTCGAGACTCCCGACCTCGCCGCCGCCCAGGCGGGCATGGCCGCCACCGAGGTCAACGCCCGCTGGCAGGCCGAGATGGGTGAGTTCTTCGTCGAGCTCGACGGCGTACCGCCCGACCAGGGCTTCCTCGTCCTCGAGGAGGTCTTCCACCTCGAGGACCAGCTCGACCACCACCACGCACGAGAAGCGAAGTGA
- the rhaI gene encoding L-rhamnose isomerase, protein MTTFSQIAPQLEGQAIELPSWAFGNSGTRFKVFGTPGTPRSVEEKISDAATVHRFTGLAPKVALHIPWDRVEDYAALRAYAEQQGVALGTINSNTFQDDAYKFGSLTHVDPKVRQKAIDHHYECIDVMGATGSRDLKIWLADGSNYPGQADLRGRQDRLHESLAAIYERIGEDQRLVLEYKFFEPAFYHTDVPDWGTSYAQVSALGDRATVCLDTGHHAPGTNIEFIVMQLLRLGKLGSFDFNSRFYADDDLIVGAADPFQLFRIMFEVIRGGGYGPAAESGHSDVAFMLDQCHNVEDKIPGQIRSVLNVQEMTARALLVDREALTVAQEAGDVLGAHEVLMDAYQTDVRADLAAWREERGLPASPMKAYAASGYQQEIEGSRVGGTQLSWT, encoded by the coding sequence ATGACGACGTTCAGCCAGATCGCGCCCCAGCTCGAGGGCCAGGCCATCGAGCTGCCCTCCTGGGCGTTCGGCAACTCCGGCACCCGGTTCAAGGTGTTCGGGACCCCGGGCACCCCCCGCTCGGTCGAGGAGAAGATCTCCGACGCCGCGACCGTGCACCGGTTCACCGGCCTCGCACCGAAGGTCGCCCTGCACATCCCGTGGGACCGCGTCGAGGACTACGCCGCGCTCCGCGCGTACGCCGAGCAGCAGGGCGTGGCGCTGGGCACCATCAACTCCAACACCTTCCAGGACGACGCCTACAAGTTCGGCTCCCTGACCCACGTGGACCCGAAGGTCCGCCAGAAGGCGATCGACCACCACTACGAGTGCATCGACGTCATGGGCGCGACCGGCTCCCGCGACCTGAAGATCTGGCTCGCCGACGGGTCCAACTACCCCGGCCAGGCCGACCTCCGCGGCCGCCAGGACCGCCTGCACGAGTCGCTCGCCGCGATCTACGAGCGGATCGGCGAGGACCAGCGCCTCGTGCTCGAGTACAAGTTCTTCGAGCCGGCCTTCTACCACACCGACGTCCCGGACTGGGGCACGTCGTACGCCCAGGTGAGCGCCCTCGGCGACCGGGCGACGGTCTGCCTGGACACCGGCCACCACGCGCCCGGCACCAACATCGAGTTCATCGTCATGCAGCTGCTGCGGCTCGGGAAGCTCGGCTCGTTCGACTTCAACTCGCGCTTCTACGCCGACGACGACCTGATCGTCGGCGCGGCCGACCCGTTCCAGTTGTTCCGGATCATGTTCGAGGTGATCCGCGGCGGCGGCTACGGTCCCGCCGCCGAGTCCGGGCACAGCGACGTCGCGTTCATGCTCGACCAGTGCCACAACGTCGAGGACAAGATCCCCGGCCAGATCCGCTCGGTCCTCAACGTGCAGGAGATGACCGCCCGCGCGCTGCTCGTCGACCGGGAGGCGCTCACCGTCGCGCAGGAGGCCGGCGACGTCCTCGGCGCGCACGAGGTCCTCATGGACGCCTACCAGACCGACGTCCGCGCCGACCTCGCCGCGTGGCGCGAGGAGCGCGGCCTGCCCGCCAGCCCGATGAAGGCGTACGCCGCGTCCGGCTACCAGCAGGAGATCGAGGGGTCCCGCGTCGGCGGGACCCAGCTCTCCTGGACCTGA
- a CDS encoding bifunctional aldolase/short-chain dehydrogenase → MTNPAAAELIARSNRLGADPKNTNYAGGNTSAKGTETDPVTGEPVELLWVKGSGGDLGTLKESGLAVLRLDRMRALVDVYPGIEREDEMVAAFDYCLHGKGGAAPSIDTAMHGLVDAAHVDHLHPDSGIAIATAKDGEQLTATIFGDRVVWVPWRRPGFQLGLDIAAIKEQNPQAIGCILGGHGITAWGDTSEEAEANSLWIIDTAAAYIAEHSKAEPFGPALEGYAALPEAERRAKAAALAPTIRGIASQDRPMVGHFADHDVVLDFLASSEHPRLAELGTSCPDHFLRTKVKPMVLDLPASASVEESIARLKELAVSYREDYQGYYDRNATPDSPAIRGADPLIVLVPGVGMFSFGKDKQTARVAGEFYTNAINVMRGAEGLSTYAPIDEAEKFRIEYWALEEAKLQRMPKPKPLATRIALVTGAAGGIGKATAKRLAAEGACVVVADLDLEKAQAAAAEIGGPDVAIGVAADVSKEDAVQAMVDAAVLAFGGVDLVVNNAGLSLSKSLLETTEADWDLQHNVMAKGSFLVSKAAAKVLIEQEMGGDIIYISSKNSVFAGPNNIAYSATKADQAHQVRLLAAELGAHGVKVNGVNPDGVVAGSGIFASGWGANRAAVYGVEEKDLGKFYAQRTILKREVLPENIANAVFVLCGPDMSHTTGLHVPVDAGVAAAFLR, encoded by the coding sequence ATGACGAACCCCGCTGCGGCCGAGCTGATCGCCCGGTCCAACCGCCTCGGCGCCGACCCCAAGAACACCAACTACGCGGGCGGCAACACCTCGGCGAAGGGCACCGAGACCGACCCGGTCACCGGTGAGCCCGTCGAGCTGCTCTGGGTCAAGGGCTCGGGCGGCGACCTCGGCACCCTGAAGGAGTCCGGCCTGGCCGTGCTGCGGCTGGACCGGATGCGCGCGCTCGTCGACGTCTACCCGGGCATCGAGCGCGAGGACGAGATGGTCGCCGCGTTCGACTACTGCCTGCACGGCAAGGGCGGCGCCGCGCCGTCGATCGACACCGCCATGCACGGGCTCGTCGACGCCGCGCACGTCGACCACCTGCACCCCGACTCCGGCATCGCCATCGCCACCGCGAAGGACGGCGAGCAGCTGACCGCCACGATCTTCGGCGACCGGGTCGTCTGGGTGCCGTGGCGCCGTCCGGGCTTCCAGCTCGGCCTCGACATCGCCGCGATCAAGGAGCAGAACCCGCAGGCGATCGGCTGCATCCTCGGCGGCCACGGCATCACCGCGTGGGGCGACACCTCCGAGGAGGCCGAGGCCAACTCGCTGTGGATCATCGACACCGCCGCGGCGTACATCGCCGAGCACAGCAAGGCCGAGCCGTTCGGCCCCGCCCTCGAGGGGTACGCCGCGCTGCCGGAGGCCGAGCGTCGCGCCAAGGCCGCGGCCCTGGCCCCGACCATCCGCGGGATCGCGAGCCAGGACCGCCCGATGGTCGGCCACTTCGCCGACCACGACGTGGTCCTCGACTTCCTCGCGAGCAGCGAGCACCCCCGCCTGGCCGAGCTGGGCACCTCCTGCCCCGACCACTTCCTGCGCACCAAGGTCAAGCCGATGGTCCTGGACCTGCCGGCGAGCGCCTCGGTCGAGGAGAGCATCGCCCGCCTCAAGGAGCTCGCGGTGTCCTACCGCGAGGACTACCAGGGCTACTACGACCGCAACGCGACCCCCGACTCGCCCGCGATCCGCGGCGCGGACCCGCTGATCGTGCTGGTGCCCGGCGTCGGCATGTTCAGCTTCGGCAAGGACAAGCAGACCGCCCGCGTGGCCGGCGAGTTCTACACCAACGCCATCAACGTCATGCGCGGCGCGGAGGGTCTCTCGACCTACGCCCCGATCGACGAGGCCGAGAAGTTCCGCATCGAGTACTGGGCGCTGGAGGAGGCCAAGCTCCAGCGGATGCCGAAGCCCAAGCCGCTCGCCACCCGGATCGCGCTGGTCACCGGCGCCGCCGGCGGCATCGGCAAGGCCACCGCGAAGCGGCTCGCCGCCGAGGGTGCCTGCGTCGTCGTCGCCGACCTCGACCTCGAGAAGGCGCAGGCCGCCGCCGCCGAGATCGGTGGCCCGGACGTCGCCATCGGCGTCGCTGCCGACGTGTCGAAGGAGGACGCCGTCCAGGCCATGGTCGACGCGGCCGTGCTCGCCTTCGGCGGGGTCGACCTGGTCGTCAACAACGCGGGCCTCTCGCTCTCCAAGTCGCTCCTCGAGACCACCGAGGCCGACTGGGACCTGCAGCACAACGTGATGGCCAAGGGGTCCTTCCTGGTCTCCAAGGCGGCCGCCAAGGTGCTGATCGAGCAGGAGATGGGCGGCGACATCATCTACATCTCCTCGAAGAACTCCGTCTTCGCGGGCCCGAACAACATCGCCTACTCGGCGACCAAGGCCGACCAGGCCCACCAGGTCCGGCTGCTGGCCGCGGAGCTCGGCGCCCACGGCGTCAAGGTCAACGGCGTGAACCCCGACGGCGTCGTCGCGGGCTCGGGCATCTTCGCCAGCGGCTGGGGCGCCAACCGCGCCGCGGTCTACGGCGTGGAGGAGAAGGACCTCGGCAAGTTCTACGCGCAGCGCACCATCCTCAAGCGCGAGGTGCTGCCGGAGAACATCGCCAACGCCGTCTTCGTGCTCTGCGGGCCCGACATGAGCCACACCACGGGTCTGCACGTGCCCGTCGACGCGGGCGTCGCCGCAGCCTTCCTGCGATGA
- a CDS encoding rhamnulokinase gives MIAGSARSVRVAAVDLGATSGRIMAGRVGPRSLHLEEMHRFPNGGVEANGSLFWDVLGIHREVLAGVREVARTGPLHGIGIDSWAVDYGLLDRDGHLLGNPFSHRDSRTDGVAARVLETVGAAELYATTGLQNLPFNTVYQLAAARGTAALESAEQLLLLPDLLAYWLTGQVGAERTNASTTGLYDVQTRTWAVDLAKRVGLPWAILPPLRDPGDVIGPVLGDVAEQLGVSGDVPVVAVGSHDTASAVVGVPAVEDDFAYISSGTWSLVGLELEKPVLTEAARLADFTNEGGVDGTVRFLKNVMGLWVLSECLRTWAHQRIREASLAAVLEGAEDAPALRTVIDINDPRLLPPGTGAENGMPARVQRLAEEAGEPIPRTPVAIARTVLDSLALAYRRHLRTAADLAGRDVSVIHVVGGGSQNALLCQLTADAAGIPVLAGPSEAAALGNVLVQARTLGAGLPDLAAMRDLVRRTHELHRYEPRPGSDWDAAEARLSR, from the coding sequence ATGATCGCCGGCTCCGCCCGGTCGGTCCGGGTCGCCGCCGTCGACCTCGGGGCGACGAGCGGCCGGATCATGGCCGGCCGGGTCGGGCCGCGCTCGCTGCACCTGGAGGAGATGCACAGATTCCCCAACGGCGGCGTCGAGGCGAACGGCTCGCTGTTCTGGGACGTGCTCGGCATCCACCGCGAGGTCCTGGCGGGGGTCCGTGAGGTCGCCCGCACGGGGCCGCTGCACGGCATCGGCATCGACTCGTGGGCGGTCGACTACGGCCTGCTCGACCGCGACGGCCACCTGCTGGGCAACCCCTTCAGCCACCGCGACTCCCGCACCGACGGCGTCGCCGCCCGGGTGCTGGAGACGGTGGGGGCGGCCGAGCTGTACGCCACCACCGGCCTGCAGAACCTGCCGTTCAACACGGTCTACCAGCTCGCGGCCGCGCGGGGCACGGCGGCGCTGGAGTCGGCCGAGCAGCTGCTCCTGCTGCCCGACCTGCTCGCCTACTGGCTGACCGGCCAGGTCGGCGCGGAGCGCACCAACGCCTCCACCACGGGGCTGTACGACGTGCAGACCCGCACGTGGGCGGTCGACCTCGCCAAGCGGGTCGGGCTGCCGTGGGCGATCCTGCCGCCGCTGCGCGACCCCGGCGACGTCATCGGCCCGGTGCTCGGCGACGTGGCCGAGCAGCTGGGCGTCAGCGGCGACGTCCCCGTCGTCGCCGTCGGCTCCCACGACACCGCCTCGGCCGTCGTGGGCGTGCCGGCCGTCGAGGACGACTTCGCCTACATCTCCTCCGGCACCTGGTCGCTGGTCGGCCTGGAGCTGGAGAAGCCGGTGCTGACGGAGGCGGCGCGGCTCGCCGACTTCACCAACGAGGGCGGCGTCGACGGCACCGTCCGGTTCCTGAAGAACGTGATGGGCCTGTGGGTGCTCTCCGAGTGCCTGCGCACCTGGGCCCACCAGCGGATCCGCGAGGCGAGCCTGGCCGCCGTGCTCGAGGGCGCCGAGGACGCGCCCGCGCTGCGTACGGTCATCGACATCAACGACCCGCGGCTGCTGCCGCCCGGCACCGGGGCCGAGAACGGCATGCCGGCCCGGGTCCAGCGGCTGGCCGAGGAGGCGGGGGAGCCGATCCCGCGCACCCCGGTCGCGATCGCCCGCACCGTCCTGGACAGCCTGGCGCTGGCCTACCGCCGGCACCTGCGCACCGCCGCCGACCTGGCGGGCCGGGACGTCTCGGTCATCCACGTCGTGGGCGGCGGCTCGCAGAACGCGCTGCTGTGCCAGCTCACCGCCGACGCCGCCGGGATCCCCGTCCTGGCCGGCCCGTCGGAGGCCGCCGCGCTCGGCAACGTGCTCGTCCAGGCCCGCACCCTCGGCGCCGGGCTGCCGGACCTGGCCGCGATGCGCGACCTGGTCCGCCGTACCCACGAGCTGCACCGCTACGAGCCCCGTCCCGGCTCCGACTGGGACGCGGCCGAGGCCCGCCTGTCCCGCTGA